CGCAACTGGACGTCGGTTACTCCGACCATACCCTGTCGCCGGTTGCCTGCTTGTGTGCAGTGGCGATGGGTGCGCGGGTGATTGAAAAACACTTCACGTTTGACAAAAAGGCCGATGGTCCGGATCACATGCTTTCCGCCGACCCGGGGGAAATGAGGTGGCTGGTGGAGGCGGTGCGCAACTTCGAGACCATGCGCGGCTCCGGGATCAAGCGGCCCGCCGACAGCGAGAAGGTCACACGGCGCAACAACCGCAAGAGCGTAGTGCTGAATCGCAACGTGAAAGCGGGAGAGCGTTTGACCGAACAGGACATCGCCGTCAAACGGCCCGGTTACGGCATCGGCCCGAAATATTTCGACCAAGTCGTCGGGCGGACGGTGGCCGCTGACATGAAAAAAGACGACGTGCTGACTTGGGCTGATCTGGCGTGAGTGTTGGCGTCATCATACAAGCCAGAATGGGTTCGACCCGTTTGCCCGGCAAGGTATTGATGCCCATTTCGGGCAAGGCGTTGCTGGATCATGTGCTGGGCAGATTGTCCCTGCTGAACTTCCCGGTAACGGTGGTGGTCGCCACCAGCGGCCTGCCGCAGGACGATGCCATCGCCCTGCATTGCCTTTCCAGGGGCGTGAAGGTATTTCGCGGCAGCGAAACCGATGTGCTTGACAGATATTACCAGTGCGCCCGTGAATGCGGCTTTGCGCATGTGGTGAGGCTGACGGCGGACAATCCGTTCACCGATATGGAAGAGTTGCGGCGATTGATAGATATCCACTTGGCCCAGCATAACGATTACACCCACTCTTTTGGCGCCATGCCGCTGGGCGTGGGGGCGGAGATTTTTACTTTTGCCGCTTTGGAAAAAAGTGCGCGGGAAGGCCATGCGTCTAATCACCGCGAACATGTTAACGAATTTATTCAGGAGAACCCCGGCAGTTTCAAAATTTGCGCGCTGGAAGTGGCCGCAACCAAACGCCGCCCCGATCTGCGCCTGACGGTTGATACCAAAGACGATTATCGGCGCGCCTGCGCCATTGCCGGACACGATCCAGACCGTTGGATAGGCACTGAAGAGGCGATTCGGCTATGTTCGCACTCTGCATAGAAAGTTCCCATGCGCGCGGCATGGGGCACTTCTACCGCGCATTGAACTTGGCGGATGGACTGGCGAATGCGGGGATACCTTGCATGTTTTATGTGAACGATCACATTCCTTCCCGTCAAATCCTCCTTGAGAGAAAGTCGCCGCACCGGACAGTGGACCTTGAGGACCTCACGGGCAACTGGGAAGCACAACTGATACGGCAGGATGGCATACTGTTGTGGATCGATGACCGCCTCGATACCGACGTCCGTCATTCGGAAAAAGTAAAAGCGGCCGGCATTCCGTTGGTGACATTCGATGACCGGGGGACGGGAGCGGAGTTGGCGGATATGCACATTGCCGCGCTGGCCTTTGATGCCCAAGAGCGGCTTGCGGGCGGCAAGTTGTTGCGCGGCGCGGACTATCTGATACTGAACCCGCAAATCGCCGATTACCGGCGCTTGCGCAAGCGGCTTTCCAGCATACTGGTGACGTTGGGTGGTAGCGATACCTACGGAGTGACGGTTAAGGTGGTTCGGCTGCTTAAGGGAATGGGGTTGGCCGCCACCATTGTTATAGGACCGGCGTTTATGCACAATGATCTTTTAGAGCACGAGTTGACACCGGCGTTTACCGTAAAGCGTGGCATTCCTTCGCTGATTGAGGAATTTGCCCGGCATGACCTGGCGATTACCGGCGGCGGCATCACCCCGTTCGAGGCTAATGCATCCGGCTTGCCCTGCG
The Nitrospinota bacterium genome window above contains:
- a CDS encoding glycosyltransferase family protein, with amino-acid sequence MSVGVIIQARMGSTRLPGKVLMPISGKALLDHVLGRLSLLNFPVTVVVATSGLPQDDAIALHCLSRGVKVFRGSETDVLDRYYQCARECGFAHVVRLTADNPFTDMEELRRLIDIHLAQHNDYTHSFGAMPLGVGAEIFTFAALEKSAREGHASNHREHVNEFIQENPGSFKICALEVAATKRRPDLRLTVDTKDDYRRACAIAGHDPDRWIGTEEAIRLCSHSA
- a CDS encoding glycosyl transferase, which codes for MFYVNDHIPSRQILLERKSPHRTVDLEDLTGNWEAQLIRQDGILLWIDDRLDTDVRHSEKVKAAGIPLVTFDDRGTGAELADMHIAALAFDAQERLAGGKLLRGADYLILNPQIADYRRLRKRLSSILVTLGGSDTYGVTVKVVRLLKGMGLAATIVIGPAFMHNDLLEHELTPAFTVKRGIPSLIEEFARHDLAITGGGITPFEANASGLPCVVIANERFEIPVGQALQSLGGSVFAGSHEALTAPLFSMDLPLERMSGAGMNNIGLQGTQRVISALLELTE